TTTATTTGTTTTTTCTTTTTCTTGACCAAAAAATCCTAGGCTCCTACTTGCTTGCATCTTTAGCTCCATTTGTCCTAAATACTAAAATTGTTAGGATCATAACTATAAAAAATAAAACTACAGATTCTGCAGAGGCATATCCATACCTGTAGTTCATAAAGGCATTTTTATATATATCGTGGACTATAACGTTGGTTGATTCTCCTGGTCCACCTTGGGTTAATAGTTTTATTTGTCCAAAAGATTGGAAGGCATTTATAATATTTGTCACGACTACAAAAAACATGATCGGTCTTACTGATGGTAGGGTCACATGCCTAAATTGGTTAAAGCCATTGGCCCCGTCTATAGATGCGGCTTCATATAAGCTATCATCAATGCCCGCAAGTCCTGAAGAAAAATATAGAAAATTAAGACCCGAATTTAGCCAAGCTGTGAGAACTCCTACACTCAACAAGGCCCACTTAGGATCTGCCAGCCAGTTTATATTTGTTTTAAGCAAGATGTTTAATATCCCTACTGATTGGTTGAGCATCACTCTAAATACCAAAGCCATACCTGATGAAGCTATAGCTATAGGCAAAGAATATGCAGCCGAAAAAACTCTAATAGCTGGGAAGTTCACCCTACACAATAAGGCTGTCGCAAAACCTAGCAAAATCCCTATACTTACTACTATGATTACATAAATAAAAGTCACCCTTATACTATTCCAAAAAGATGGTGAGGATAAAAGATTTGTATAATTTTCAAGTCCAATAAATAGGGTATTGGCTCCCGTATTATCCGTAGCGTACAGACTACGAATTATAGTCTGTACGAATGGATAAAATACAAATACCACTAATAGAGCCAATGCTGGTAGCATATAGAGATAGGCTTTATTACTGTATTTTTTCATTTTTTGTTTACCTTATTGTATGATTCTAAGGCTGCATCTATTTCTTCTGACATTTTTTTGCTAGCTTCTTCTGGGCTTATATTGTCATTTAGCATTTCTTCTATATATTTTTCTATGATTTGACGAGATTCTTGGAATACTGTTGCAAGTGCTCCTTGGTCCTCTGGTGTTGAATCATGAAGTTGGTCGATGGCTGTTTCAAATTGTGGAGATTTTTTGATAAGTTCTTTGAAGGCATCTGTATCAACAACTCCCTTGTTTACTGGGAAATAACCTGTGTTAGCATTCCAATATGTTTGTGAATCTACACTTACCAAAAATTTGATAAAGTCCCAAGTTCCCTTCATTTTTTCTTCATCGCCAGAATCAAGTGCGTATAAAGAAGCACCACCTATTGATACCCCATTTTTATCGCTAGCCTTTACTCCTGGGAAATATGCAGTACCTACTTCAAACCTATCGCCGACTTCTGATAGGATTTGTGCAAGTGATGCTGTTGATGCAAAGGTCATAGCGCTTGTACCAGCCTTAAATTCTGGGTCGCCGCCTTGCTTGCCAACATTTGGTGCTATGCCCATATCCTTTAGGTCTTTCCAAGCTTTAAGTACGTTTGTGACGCCACCGTTTTCATCAAAAACAGTCTTAGTTGGATTGGACTTTCTACCATTTTCATTATCAAAGATATCTAGGCCTTGTTTTGACATAAATTGTTCAACCCACCAACCATAAACGCTCATAGAGATTGGCATTTCTGTCACACCAGCGTCCATAAGTTTCTTGCCAGTTTCTTTCATTTCTTCTAGGGATTTTGGCACTTCTACGCCAGCTTTATCAAACATATCCTTGTTATAATATAAAAGTGGTGTTGAAGAGTTAAATGGCATAGAGTTTAATTTGCCGTCTACTGTATAATAGGCCAACAAGTTTTCTTCTAGCTGGCTTGTATCATAATTTTCTTTATCAACAAAATCTTGGATTGGTTTTATAAGACCAGAGTCAATCATATACCTGGTACCAAGATCAAATACTTGTACAAGGTCGCAACCCACATCCTTACCTGATGCTGATGACCTAAGTTTTGTAAGGGCATCATCATATTCGCCTTGGAATTGGGCTTTGACTTGATATTTATCTTGAGAATTGTTATATTCTTCTACAAGATGGTCTATAGCGTCATTAAGGTTGCCACCCATAGAGTGCCAAAAAACTATAGTTGTCTTGTCTGCTGATCCTTGGCTATCATCTTTTTCTACCTGATCGGTAGATGCTGTTTTGTTTTCATCTGTACTCTTGGCAGGGGCTTCTTTTGATCCTGCACATGCTGTTAGGCCCAAAAACATCAAGGCAACTAACAATTTACTTGCTACTTTTTTAAACATAGTTCCTCCAATAAAATTTATTACTCATCTAGTATAAGGTATAATTTTCAAAACTATTTTTGTTCTTTGTAAGCTTTGTGTAAAATCAATCAAGTTTATTTTGTTTTTCTATTAATTGTTTGACCCTATCTGGATAATCTGTTATAAGGCTTGTAACGCCATCTATCATATACATGCTATAGTCAAATTCTGATTGGCCAAACCAAATATTTAGGCCAATATTATTTTCCTTAAATTTTTGAATAATATATTCATCGACAACAAAATTCATTGGATGATAGTACTCACAACCCATGCTCTTTACATAGTCCCATGGTTTTACCATGCGTGATGATTCTAATATGCCGCACTTTATATCTTTATCTATCGCCTTAACTCTAAGTAGGCTTTCGTGGTTAAAAGATGAGACTATTATTTTATCTAAGAGACCATAGGCCTTGACCATTTCATACATTTTTTCTTCTATGTTTGGATAATCTATTATCGAATTTTTAATCTCAATATTTGTTATGATGTCCTTATCCCTTATATAGGATAAATATTCTTCTAGGCTAGGGATTTTTTCGTCATATTGGTCAAAAAGTGCGCTGGCATCAGCCTTTTTTAGCTCACTTAGCCTATAATCTTTTACCAAGCCCCTAAAATCTGTAGTCCTATCTAAAAGCTCATCGTGAATTATAACAAGCTGGCCATCCTTGGTCAAATGCAGGTCAAATTCTATACCGTCAGCTCCAATTTCTACTGCCTTTCTAAAAGCAAGCATGGTGTTTTCTGGATAAAGTCCCTTAAATCCTCTGTGGGCAAAATTTAACATAAAATCTCCTTTTTTATTTTAATATTAATAGCAAATTATTAAGCTAGTATTAAATCCTAGTAAAATATGCACAAAAAAACCTAAGAGTCATACTCTTAGGCTTGGTTATTTTTATAAAATTGCTTCTCTTAGGTCCTTCATAGCATTTCTTGCTACATCCATTGCAGATTGCATGGCATCTTTGTTTGTCATGTCGACTCCTGCTTTTTTGAGGACTTCTAGTGGGTATTCGCTCTCGCCTGCCTTTAAAAATCCTAGGTAAGCTTCTCTATCGGCGTCTGTGCCGTGAAGGATTTTTTGGCTTAGGGCAACTGCACTCATAAAACCTGTTGCATATTGGAATACATAGTAGAACATATAAAAGTGTGGGATTCTAGCCCATTCTGCTGATATATATTCGTCTACGTTTATATCATCTCCGAAAAGTTCTTCGTTTAACTCTTTATAGATAGCGTGAAGTCTTTCTGCTGGGATTGGCTCGCCAGCTTCTACCAATTTGTTTACCTTGTGCTCAAATTCTGCAAACATTGTTTGTCTAAATACTGTAGATTTGAATTGGTTAACAAAGTAGTTTAGGAGATATTTTCTCTCTTCCTCGCTTTGAGAGTGCTCTAGCATATAGTCTAGTAGCAATAGCTCATTTGTTGTAGAAGCTATCTCTGCCAAAAATATAGAATATGATCCATATTCGTATGGTTGGGTAGATCTTGTGTAGTAAGAATGCATTGAGTGACCCAATTCGTGGACAATTGTAAATAGGTCATTGATTGTGTTGGTGTG
This window of the Anaerococcus mediterraneensis genome carries:
- a CDS encoding carbohydrate ABC transporter permease, translated to MKKYSNKAYLYMLPALALLVVFVFYPFVQTIIRSLYATDNTGANTLFIGLENYTNLLSSPSFWNSIRVTFIYVIIVVSIGILLGFATALLCRVNFPAIRVFSAAYSLPIAIASSGMALVFRVMLNQSVGILNILLKTNINWLADPKWALLSVGVLTAWLNSGLNFLYFSSGLAGIDDSLYEAASIDGANGFNQFRHVTLPSVRPIMFFVVVTNIINAFQSFGQIKLLTQGGPGESTNVIVHDIYKNAFMNYRYGYASAESVVLFFIVMILTILVFRTNGAKDASK
- a CDS encoding ABC transporter substrate-binding protein; the protein is MFKKVASKLLVALMFLGLTACAGSKEAPAKSTDENKTASTDQVEKDDSQGSADKTTIVFWHSMGGNLNDAIDHLVEEYNNSQDKYQVKAQFQGEYDDALTKLRSSASGKDVGCDLVQVFDLGTRYMIDSGLIKPIQDFVDKENYDTSQLEENLLAYYTVDGKLNSMPFNSSTPLLYYNKDMFDKAGVEVPKSLEEMKETGKKLMDAGVTEMPISMSVYGWWVEQFMSKQGLDIFDNENGRKSNPTKTVFDENGGVTNVLKAWKDLKDMGIAPNVGKQGGDPEFKAGTSAMTFASTASLAQILSEVGDRFEVGTAYFPGVKASDKNGVSIGGASLYALDSGDEEKMKGTWDFIKFLVSVDSQTYWNANTGYFPVNKGVVDTDAFKELIKKSPQFETAIDQLHDSTPEDQGALATVFQESRQIIEKYIEEMLNDNISPEEASKKMSEEIDAALESYNKVNKK
- a CDS encoding glycerophosphodiester phosphodiesterase; this translates as MLNFAHRGFKGLYPENTMLAFRKAVEIGADGIEFDLHLTKDGQLVIIHDELLDRTTDFRGLVKDYRLSELKKADASALFDQYDEKIPSLEEYLSYIRDKDIITNIEIKNSIIDYPNIEEKMYEMVKAYGLLDKIIVSSFNHESLLRVKAIDKDIKCGILESSRMVKPWDYVKSMGCEYYHPMNFVVDEYIIQKFKENNIGLNIWFGQSEFDYSMYMIDGVTSLITDYPDRVKQLIEKQNKLD